A window of Pleuronectes platessa chromosome 20, fPlePla1.1, whole genome shotgun sequence genomic DNA:
TTACCTTCGCTGGTAGCCACATTCTTTGGAGCTTTAGTTGGTGTGTGATCTGTGCTCGAACTTATGTCAGAGGAGATgcttgagctccctttaccTGCAGGGGAAacgtggaagaaaaaaaacaagattgcTGTTGAATACGACAACTTTAACACGACTTATGAGGCTTTAAAATCCTATATTGTGCGATGACTTTGAAATATTGACccacatttgacattttttctttcctgAACTGAGAACTCTGAGTCTTATCGTATGAAAACAGGCTCTTTATGCTGCGGTCCTGTAGCGTGTCTGCCCGAGATAAGGCTGGATCGCCCCTTCGTGATGTATTTAATGAGGCGAGGAGGTATGAAGTGTAAGGAAATATAAAGCCCATCACTCTCTGCTCTCATGACATTTATGTTCCCGGGTTTTTTGAGGAATGGTTGGGCCTTGGCTCATCCACAAAGTCTCGGCCGATATGTGTGAGTAAGTGTCCGCTTCTCTTTTTTTGGAAGAAGAATAAAAGTCTCCTGAAATGGCCCGTTCGGTCTTCCCTTCCAGAGGACGAGTGAGGAAACACTCCtgcacaagaaagaaaaaaagccatCGCTCTATCTAATGCACCAGAGCTTCCTTTATGAGCTATGGCTGCTATATTGGATTAAGGGTTTTGGACTTCTACGAGCTGAATTTCAGCGACGTACACTTTTTAAACGTCCGCCTCTGCGACTGCAGTTGTTTGTGACACTTCATTCCTCTGTCAGATCATAAATGCAGCTTTGTGGCTTCCCTGAGACTAAGTGTGTGTCTTTCACGCTGCACGACAGGCCGGAGAGGTATTCTCAAACCGGTCACACCCACATGCACATCGAGAGCAGCCACCTAAATGGATGAGTGAGCTCCCAAAACGAGCACCACCAACCCTTGAtcccacacgtacacacaaaataatataaatccAGTGCAGCTCATATGGTTAAGGTATGAATGACATTTTGTGGTGACATCACTGAGCAGGCACATCTGCTATTGCTCCTAGAAATGACTCAGATATTCATGAGGGGTTAGCGGATGTCAGTGTTCGACCGTTTTTCTAATATCCATTGGAGAGGAGCAAAGACAGTCTCATCTTCGGCAGGTTACAGGGTTTCTGTCCCCGACCCTGAGGAACTCCGCAGGGCTGCTCGGTCGACGCCTATATGGAGCTTTCGTGGAAAAACGACTTTCAGGAAAGCTCCTGCTTCCTGTCGCGAGCTTATATAAAGTGTTGGTGGAGGGCTGCTGCATAGTTGTGACCAGAGTCTGCTTAATTGTGGAGTCACACTTGAAAACAGATGTGGAGGGATGGACGGCAGAGTTCTGTAGTAACAAATAAAGTCACTGTTCTCTTTTATGAGGTGACAACACTAACACCTAGAATGGCACAAATTGGAGAGCGTAGCCTTCTACAGAAGCATTTGTAttgggatctgcaccaaactgcacaaactcatagattTTAGTTTAAACctgtgaattattccctggaaatTGAAGATATTGTCCAGAAaatcttaaagaaagtgatgGATCCCTTCCCGTCCACATCCATATATCATAAGAAAGTGgataaaaaaatcctggatccaaatcaaaatgtaatggattctTTTTTGGCCCAAACTGAGAGGAGGAGTTTTTATGTAATCCTgccaactaacagacaaacatacaAATGGACCTGCAGCATAATCTCCTTCTAAAGAATGTTATGATGGCGTGAACTTTAAAGTTAAACACTTTGAAAATGAATGCCACTGCTCTTTCTAAAGCTCAGCATGTTTTCAGAAATAGAAATTCAGTTTATTTAATCACTACTCAGTAATTGGATGGatagatttctttctttctttgtttctttcataGTTGGAAAGAAATAACTTCACTAAAACCAATAAACCTGTCACAATAAGTCGATTAATCAATCTCCATTAAACTATTTTTAAAGCTGATccattgtttcttcttctccaatGCCAGTGGTTGCTAGTTTAATTATAAACTGGATATATTCAGACATCCCCTCATGCGCACGGTAATTATGACATATTTCATTGATGCTGTTTATCCTTTTCAGGGTCATGTTGGGGCTGAAGCCGATCCCAGCGGACATTAGACCAGAGGTGGGGCACATCTGCCAAGTAATCACTAATGGAATTAATAATACAGTAATTCGTTGCAGCACTGAAAACAATGAgagtttgtttggtttgtgtcatttttatcTGACAATTATTCattagaaaatatataaaagcccTTAAAGCTCGTTCCAAAATGTCTTCATGCATCTCTGCGCTTCAGCTAGAGACCTACAGCTGCTGGAAGCTCATCAAAACCAAACCTCACGATCTCACAGGTTCTCATCTGGGAGGTTTGACATCATCCTGCTCACATCTGGCCTCGTCCCATCAACACGACCAAACACTGGGTTTGCACTTGTAGCTTTACTGAGATTCATCCATGGTGCAACATCAGCAAAGTGCGATTCTCTCAAGGAttaagtaaaaagaaaagttggtTTTATTGAAACTTCTGCCTTCATCACACTGGAATGATGGAATCTGCTCTTGAACCTTCACAGTCTGGATTTCTAGGTGGAGCTGGTCCACGTGTTATTTTTTAACATCATGACTTCCAATCTTTTCTCTGCACTTGTTGACTTAGGAAGAGAGCACACTGGAATGTTATTTATACAAACATCTCTGCTCCGGACACAGAAACGATGTGTTCGATGgagggtgtttttctttttctgactaATGTTGAGGATTACATCTCAGATGAGAAAGACAGCGGGTGAGGgaggacatgggggggggggggggggttctgttcTGTGTCTGTAGCAGCGAGGTTGAGTTTGATTTCACTAATAAACTCATTGTCCCGGATCATTAATGAGATGTTTGGAGGTTTTAATCCATAGTGTGACACGAGAAAAAGCATTTCCATTATGATGAGAATCTCTGCTGCATCATCCATTTACTCTTTCCTCTAACATAAAGTGCCATTTAGTCAAagggttttttgtttgtctttgtgtgaagAACAGCCTGTGGCCCTTGTCAAGTTGAGAATTTTATAACCTAACAATAATTTTGCCATAAATAAAATGACCTGGCTGCACAGATCCTTAGTCTTTCAGATTATGAACTCTCACATGCCTGAAAATCAGTGGGAGAGGAAGAAGTACAGGGTGAACTTCACGCTCTAGTATGATGTGCTTTGGTTTCAAGACTCCATGTCTCATTCAGTTTGAATGTATGTTTCTATAATCCAACAGGTTTACCTGAAAATGATGGAGGCGTGTGTCTGCAGCTTTAAAATACTGTGCTCTGTGTGCCCCCCATAACTTTGAGCACATGTCCCTCTAAATGTCTCTGCACGGCCCTGGAAATCAGTTACTTGTCTCCCGCACAAGTTGttaaagttgttgttgtcatcaCAGTGATCACATGTCCCTggagtgtttgtgtatatgcACAAAATGGCCTCCAAATCAGACAATAGCAGGATATGGAATTGTGGAGAAAAATCTCTGGAATTAGTTGTTATCGCAGTGactgagtgcacacacacacacacacacacacacacacacacacacacacacacacacacaaacacacacacacaaccaaacactTCACACCCCGCCATTAAacctgcaggaaaacacagTTTCTTTCAAATACAAGCCAGATATGATTCATTCTGCAGGAGGTTAACTGATgaaactgctgctgtgatgaTATTTGATTCTTAATTTGACTTTTTGAAACTTTCAAAACATCACTTGTGTCTCTAACTCAGGAGCTGGATACTTGCATGTCTGATAAGAGCTGTGCATGTGACCCCCATTCAGTTGTATTAATCCTAGTAATATATAAAAAGCCTCCAGCTGCAGGTAAACTGACTATGGAAGTCACATTTCTggaggaaatatgggtaaataaaaaataaagaaggaaGTGCATGAACTAAAAGCAGCTTTAATTGCTCCTTTTACCTTTATGCATGCAGCATCTGTTCATTTCTTTTCACGTGCATACAACATGACCACCAGATGTCACTCTACATCTTATAGGTGCAATATAAACGTTGCACATCtttaaaaagcatttttcaAAGGGACAAAATCAACACTCAGAAGCAGCTTTGAGCTCAGAAACAGCCAACATGCTCTAAAATGAGAAGGTTTATGAATGGAGTTTGGTTCGAGTTCAACCTTACATTTGAAAAGTAAAGAGTCAAAGTGATAAAATCCCAGATATAGAGGGGATAGGGCTAGTGTGGAGCTACAGCTAACTGATGTCCAGAGTtaaggagaagctgcagaacaataactgcactttattttataatattttacttTTCCTGGACACAAATGAGAAACTGTGGAATGTAACGGACATGTGTAACAACTCATTCTCTTTACTATATTGAGCCTCAGAGTCGCATAGTGTTTAAAAGCGGTAATTAGAGCACTCACCCTCGCTTCCATACTGTTTTCCATTGTTCGCACCCATGTTAGAGGATACATAATCTATGTGCAAAGCCCGGGTTTGTCAAAGGGAGTTAAATTCCAGAGAAAAGCCAGAGTCTTTCCATGAAGACGGACGAGACAGCCAGAGGTTTGTGCAGGGCCGCGAGCTCCGACTCCAAATAGTTAATCCAGATGTTGAGCAGAGGACGCCTCAGCATTAcgcagagaaaaaagagaaaagcccaGATTCACTCGAGCCTCCAGCGGCGCAGAGTTTCTGTTTGTGGCCCGAGCTGTGCGTAAAAGCGCAAAGTCCGGGAATGGAGGAGTTTTTCTGTTGCGAACGGGAAAAAGTTTGAGAAGTGTCGTGAGAGTCGAGCAGCTGTTTCTCAGGCAGAGAGCGAACaggcagagagaagaggggagaagagaggacgcagcttctcctccactgGATTTAAAGAGACCGCAGacacagaggatgaggaggaggaggaggaggaggaggagggttaaaAAAAGATAAGCGAGACAGAGactgccacagacacacaatcactaCACAACACTACagaacacactcactcactgctCTAtgaatacacaaacatacaaatattttcataataaacCTTTTATTATTTAGGCTCAAACGTGTTTCACTGAGAGAGATATAATAActacaattttattttacatataaGCTACATACAATATTGTACAGACTATTATAATGTGGAGCCGATACTCCATTTACAAAAGAGAATACAAAagacatactgtacattcataGATGTAGGGTAGGTAATATATTGACTTTATATCATATTTAAAGTATGTATACAGCATAAAGTATACACATATCTTGATGTAGTATTtgacatgtgtatatatactttAAATGTGATATGAATAATGTGATGTGTATTATTACTTCTCAGAACACATCCACACAAAGAGGCACATGGTGACACTAAAGTAAACCCCTCatgttccttctctctctctcacttactCCTCACGAATAATAGAGCAGGGTGTAAACACAGGTTACAACTCAGACTCTATGTCTCTAGGAGGTTTGATCTTAGTGAATATTTCCTAAATTTAACGTACAGGTTAAATCACAGACTATTGTTTGTCTCCATGTCCCTGATAACAGCTGTTTTGGCTTTGATGAGACAAAAGGAGAGAAATTATTTTGGGTTTTTTGTTCAGTTCAGATATcaaatcttttttattcttcagcTGTCAGTCTACAGCTCAGTATGGAAGCCAAGTCAATCACAATTCAGTTTTTTAACCATTATACCTCATTAATATTTAACCGGTTGAGTCATCACAGTTATCTTTATCCAGATTCGTCCTTCACCAATCCGCTCGCAGACACATAAGCTCTCTCGTATTCTAAGGATAAAGGCTCCGTGACAGATGAGGAGTTTAACCACACATGCTGGAATGTTTCTATAATTAGACGTCAGACAGGTCACTGGATACGTCCACGCGAGCGCTGGACAAAAGCAGTTGTCAGCTGTTGACAGTCGactttaaatcctttaaatCCTTGATACGTGTTGAATTCCTTTGTGATCGACACAGACAACAGATCTGTAGGTTCAACAGTGATAAAAGTTCTATTCTGACCCGATACGAGACACACGGGTTGATGCAACTTTTCTTCTTCGGTATGATGGAGCTTTACGTGGGCATATTTTTTGCTTTACTGCCTCAGATGTCTAAATATTTGATGGTATACAGACAGGTGGTGTTTGTGTTATATTATATCGGTAGCCGTCTTGGCCGACACCCAGGAAAAGCTGAATTTTGCTCACACGGTAATCAGGAGATTTGTTACCGTGGAGGTTTTCATTCCACTGAGGTTTTCAGCTcccacacattcacaccagACGTCATTTCTTTATCGtgcaaaactttatttaaatgcttCAGAGCTATAATACAATTCCAGACTTTGTATCCACATCGCCACAAACAATCTCCACCTCTCTACTTTTTAAATTCTAACAAGCAGAGCGTTGACTTTCTACCGTGAAGAGTGTAAATTGTGCTTTATTTTCCACAATGTCTGATTGGTTCACAACCGGGATCTTGGCTGTCTGAGGGAGGTCAAATGCCAAACCTCAAACCTTTACAGGCAGTAATCTCTGCCACACTGGAATGCATCTTAAGAAACACTTCAGCTCTTTGCAGGAGATTCAGGAGATCATACCCGAGAAGGTtcaaactgcaaacacacaaatagaagTTACCATGATTTGGTTTTTAGAGTTGACGTGCCCACTTTACAGCTGCTTAGAAAAACATTAAATCGAATCCCAAAATATGTATAATCACAAATTATAAAACACTTTGGACGTCGCTGACAGTTTCAGCTGAGCTCTGACCGTTCGCCGTTACTGCTCATCCACTGTGAAAACACATCCACATCCTCGGCACTGAACGTGTAAAGGTTGGCAGCAGGACTCTTGTTTATTTCAGGGCAGAGCTCATCGTTGGCGACAGACATGGCATAGCAGGCGGAGCCAGAAACACTGGAGCTGTCCCCTGCCACAGCTGCACCCTGGGACTCCGTCACGGTGCCGTTGGCCTCCGTCACGGCGGCACTCGAGGGAGATGAGTGGTCATTTGCAGCCTCTGTGGCAGCCGGGCGGTCGGGAGAGAGCGAGGCGGAGGGGCGTTCCCCGAGCCGAGTGTATAATGAGCTCAGGGTCACAGGAACGGACAAGCACCTGagtcaaaaacacacagagacatcagATAAAGGATTCAtcttataaataaaaaggatttGTGTTAAtcatagactgtgaataaagaagGGCGACATGTCTTCACTTTCTACCGTTAAAGCTCAACTTCCCAGAAAAAAGGTCACATCCTCCATGTTTATTTAGAGTCTGTTCTTCAACCTGTAGAGGGAGGGAAGGTTAGACGTACCTCGTCATTACAGTGGAGACGTGTTCATCCATGGAGGGATCACATGGTCCTGCTCCAAACAACCTGCAGCTGATCTGATGAGAGTCACACACGTTCACCAGCACTGTGGAGAGAAGTCATaacacattttgatttcatCTTTGCCATTTGCTTGAACTTTCATCACACAGTTTGACTCATGGTGGTAAATGCTCACAAACAGCCAGGGAGTCCGTGCCGGGCGGGTGGAAGGTCACAGAAAAGCTGGTGTCAGACTCGGGAAGGACTTCGAAGCGCAGGTCACAAACCGAACCTGATAACAAGATTCAACAATGAAACATGACATGACTGGAAAAACAAAGTTCCCTGCTCACTGTGCAGGGACGTCGTCTCCACATGTACCTGCAGCTTCAGGATGTAAAGCTCCTCCTACCTGGACGGGCGCTCTGAGACGTGACGCAGCTCCTCAGCAGAGCGTTGATCACACACTGATGACGCAGCAGCTCCAGTGCAGCCGGGACGTGGGCAGGGTGGGTGAAGGGGACACTGTCCATCAGTGTCGCTCTCTGTGCAGGCGCCTGCCATGCAGCTCCAGGGACAATATAACTGTGCATCACACCACCAGGAAGAGGCTGAATAAAAAGCAAAGATCCCTTACCATCTTCCCAGAGTCACACAAATGACTTTTAAActgtacagtattttttttttaaatctaaaatcCTACGTTCGATGGCGATCTATGAATTTGAGTAAATTCTGTTTGGCTTGTTTGAATctaagggactgttgggccttgctgGAGgtgtgagctctactgagttaCATTCTATTGTGTCAAATATTACATCCAAGTCTTGTGTCATCATTTAACTTCACACATGTGTGTAGAtctctcaaacaaaacctaCATACCACTGTAAAAACAGTATCCTGCTCTTCTAACGTCTCTCCATGGTGGTTTGCACTCGATGAACCTCTCATCAGATGCTGGGGTAATGGTGCCCACTGCAGGTCAACATCTGCCACAGTCACATCTATGAAAtatcacagaggaagaagaggatagatgggggggggggggggggggtgcatgagAGCTGCTTCTTCTTAAAGCCTAATGTCACATGTTCAAATAAAGATCCCTCACCTGTGATTTGGATCAGCTTCTTCACAAAAGATGTCAGCACTGGTACGGgcggctgcagctggaggaggaaacaggccGGCAGCGTCTCATGTGGCCCCTCATCCAGCGGCAGGAACACAGGGTAGCTGCCACAGGCATTTCACTACATTAACACTACTGACAGTGACATTCACGTGCACTGTGGGACGGGAAACCAACAGTAATCCTGACAGGGCGGGAGGTGAAGCGGTGACACGTTACCCCTGTGGATCCAGCTGTGGA
This region includes:
- the zgc:111976 gene encoding mediator of RNA polymerase II transcription subunit 1, which produces MWRLSVQTRPEMKGKSMISKLRLKFAGKSWNDTFQLVRRCMEKTRDESQPCEPLVRSLERLQDEFNVSSMNTMRHRLEIIAKQQGMGFHITDTTCYLTADLFYLEVVLVECGGVEQVKVAPQGAPPASSESLLQLLRSKNFAEFSMKLSSLFTQYNIPGDSETKLKLFASLQHLGKDLQQLSHLPRTQKDCDPQMDMINNGRIGWLIAGKDDSPLTIEFFMTPTDLKKPVSQVTDPTSAVHVAQVTVGVSDLAHKLQMASVIPQPPQLDPQGYPVFLPLDEGPHETLPACFLLQLQPPVPVLTSFVKKLIQITDVTVADVDLQWAPLPQHLMRGSSSANHHGETLEEQDTVFTVPLPGGVMHSYIVPGAAWQAPAQRATLMDSVPFTHPAHVPAALELLRHQCVINALLRSCVTSQSARPGSVCDLRFEVLPESDTSFSVTFHPPGTDSLAVLLVNVCDSHQISCRLFGAGPCDPSMDEHVSTVMTRCLSVPVTLSSLYTRLGERPSASLSPDRPAATEAANDHSSPSSAAVTEANGTVTESQGAAVAGDSSSVSGSACYAMSVANDELCPEINKSPAANLYTFSAEDVDVFSQWMSSNGERSELS